Proteins from a genomic interval of Lysobacter arenosi:
- a CDS encoding GNAT family N-acetyltransferase, translated as MSLEIRRATLSDLDQLAPLFDAYRMFYEQPQDAALARAFLHERIERDQSVVLLAVIDGAAVGFTQLYPTFSSVRAARVWVLNDLYVDRSARRQGVAQALLTAAAMFARDDRAIRLELETTPDNRDAQALYESGGWQLYDGTLRYHLSLV; from the coding sequence ATGTCCCTAGAGATCAGGCGCGCCACGCTGAGCGACCTCGACCAGCTTGCACCGCTGTTCGATGCCTACCGCATGTTCTACGAGCAACCGCAGGATGCGGCGCTGGCACGCGCGTTCCTGCACGAGCGCATCGAGCGCGACCAGTCCGTCGTGCTGCTGGCCGTGATCGACGGTGCGGCAGTCGGCTTCACCCAGCTCTACCCGACGTTCTCGTCGGTGCGCGCGGCACGCGTGTGGGTTCTCAACGATCTGTATGTCGATCGGAGCGCGCGCCGGCAGGGTGTGGCGCAGGCATTGCTGACGGCCGCGGCGATGTTCGCGCGCGACGACCGCGCGATCCGCCTCGAACTGGAAACCACGCCGGACAACCGCGACGCCCAGGCGCTGTACGAATCCGGTGGCTGGCAGCTGTACGACGGCACGCTTCGCTATCACCTGTCGCTGGTCTGA
- a CDS encoding tetratricopeptide repeat protein, which produces MHNDPRIELRRELERNPGDAYAWILLAEHELDRGDAAAGAMAAQRALALRPGHPEALARLGRAQWMQGQRDDAVASLRAAAANAPDHPGIAVWLGHALEDTGEAEAASQAYARAHALAPAEPQLAAYLLAWRRKLCDWRDLDALARQVRDAVNNATASVEPFAFLSEDATAAEQLRCARLRASVVAASVRPLPASQATATGPIRVGFLSNGFGAHPTGLLTAAMFEQLKADTDIEIHQFALNSDDGSPIRQRLHAAAHTLHDVSMRAHAQVATAIRAARIDVLFDLRGWGGGGTPEVLAMRPAPVQVNWLAYPGTSGAPWIDHVLADRFVLPESMAQDFSENVVWLPRCFQPSDTTRSLPAPPSRAQCGLPERGDNGEGVVFCCFNNSYKLNPRSVMRALAVLRDVPGSVLWLLSGPGHADARLADVARMQGVDPARLIFMPKQPHAEYLARLQHADLFLDTEPYNAHTTASDALWAGCPVLTRPGETFAARVAGSLNHHLGMAEMNVGDDAAFVARAVSLGRDPDALAALKGELVRRRGESGLFDMGGFAGDFADAVRSMAGRG; this is translated from the coding sequence GTGCACAACGATCCGCGCATCGAACTGCGTCGCGAGCTCGAGCGAAACCCCGGCGATGCCTATGCCTGGATCCTGCTGGCCGAGCATGAGCTCGACCGCGGCGATGCCGCCGCCGGCGCGATGGCCGCGCAACGCGCACTCGCACTGAGGCCCGGACATCCCGAGGCGTTGGCGCGACTGGGTCGCGCGCAGTGGATGCAGGGCCAGCGCGACGATGCCGTCGCCAGCCTGCGCGCGGCCGCTGCGAACGCCCCCGACCATCCCGGCATCGCCGTCTGGCTGGGCCATGCACTGGAAGACACCGGCGAGGCCGAGGCCGCATCGCAGGCCTACGCGCGTGCGCACGCGCTGGCGCCGGCCGAACCGCAACTGGCCGCCTACCTCCTGGCCTGGCGGCGCAAGCTGTGCGACTGGCGCGACTTGGACGCGCTCGCGCGCCAGGTCCGCGATGCGGTCAACAACGCAACCGCATCGGTCGAACCGTTCGCCTTCCTGAGCGAGGACGCCACCGCAGCCGAACAGCTGCGCTGCGCGCGCCTTCGCGCCAGTGTCGTGGCCGCATCCGTGCGCCCGTTGCCGGCGTCGCAGGCCACAGCGACCGGACCGATCCGGGTCGGCTTCCTCTCCAATGGTTTCGGCGCGCATCCAACCGGTCTGCTGACGGCGGCGATGTTCGAACAGCTCAAGGCCGATACCGATATCGAGATCCATCAGTTCGCGCTCAACAGCGACGACGGCAGCCCGATCCGGCAGCGTCTCCACGCCGCCGCGCATACCTTGCACGATGTATCGATGCGCGCGCACGCACAGGTCGCGACGGCCATCCGCGCAGCCCGCATCGACGTCCTGTTCGACCTGCGCGGCTGGGGCGGCGGTGGCACGCCGGAAGTGCTGGCGATGCGACCGGCGCCGGTGCAGGTGAACTGGCTGGCCTACCCGGGCACGTCCGGCGCACCGTGGATCGACCACGTGCTGGCCGATCGCTTCGTGCTTCCGGAATCGATGGCGCAGGACTTCAGCGAGAACGTGGTCTGGCTGCCGCGCTGCTTCCAGCCGTCCGACACGACGCGTTCACTCCCGGCGCCACCGTCGCGCGCGCAATGCGGCCTGCCCGAACGCGGTGACAACGGCGAAGGCGTGGTGTTCTGCTGCTTCAACAACAGCTACAAGCTCAACCCGCGCAGCGTGATGCGCGCGTTGGCAGTGCTGCGCGACGTCCCGGGCAGCGTGCTGTGGCTGCTGTCCGGGCCGGGCCATGCCGATGCACGCCTGGCCGATGTCGCGCGCATGCAGGGAGTCGATCCTGCCCGACTGATATTCATGCCCAAGCAACCGCACGCCGAGTACCTGGCGCGCCTGCAGCACGCCGACCTGTTCCTCGACACCGAGCCGTACAACGCCCACACCACGGCATCGGATGCCCTGTGGGCTGGCTGCCCAGTGCTGACGCGACCTGGGGAAACGTTTGCGGCGCGCGTTGCCGGCAGCCTCAATCACCACCTGGGCATGGCGGAGATGAATGTCGGCGACGATGCGGCGTTTGTTGCGCGTGCGGTTTCGCTGGGGAGGGATCCGGACGCACTGGCTGCGCTTAAGGGGGAGCTGGTTCGTCGGCGCGGCGAGAGCGGGCTGTTCGATATGGGTGGGTTCGCGGGTGATTTTGCTGATGCTGTGCGGTCGATGGCTGGACGCGGGTAG
- the ppk2 gene encoding polyphosphate kinase 2, with product MADIKRKDYEAQLEPLQVELANMARWLKHNGRRLVVLFEGRDTAGKGGAISAIAEHLNPRQCQIVALPKPNERESGQWYFQRYVPYLPAAGEIALFDRSWYNRAGVEQVMGFAKDAQVKAFLRQTPTFEKLLVDDGILLFKYWLCCDQDEQEQRFLERLDDPLKRWKLSPIDFEARKHYDDYTRAREAMLKATHSKHAPWTLVDFNDQKRGRLTLIRDLLDRLPDTHVGEQPIVFEPLAGKPKKERYDVVKPIRNVKR from the coding sequence ATGGCCGACATCAAGCGCAAGGACTACGAAGCCCAGCTGGAACCGCTGCAGGTGGAGCTGGCGAACATGGCGCGCTGGCTCAAGCACAACGGACGGCGCCTGGTGGTGCTGTTTGAAGGCCGCGACACCGCCGGCAAGGGCGGCGCGATCAGCGCGATCGCCGAACACCTCAACCCGCGCCAGTGCCAGATCGTCGCCCTGCCCAAGCCGAACGAACGCGAAAGCGGCCAGTGGTACTTCCAGCGCTACGTGCCCTACCTTCCCGCGGCCGGCGAGATCGCCCTGTTCGACCGCAGCTGGTACAACCGCGCCGGCGTCGAGCAGGTGATGGGATTTGCCAAGGATGCCCAGGTCAAGGCGTTCCTGCGCCAGACCCCGACCTTCGAGAAGCTCCTGGTCGACGACGGCATCCTGCTGTTCAAGTACTGGTTGTGCTGCGACCAGGACGAACAGGAACAACGCTTCCTCGAACGGCTCGACGACCCGCTCAAGCGCTGGAAGCTGTCACCGATCGACTTCGAGGCGCGCAAGCACTACGACGATTACACGCGAGCGCGCGAGGCCATGCTCAAGGCCACCCATAGCAAGCATGCACCGTGGACGCTGGTCGACTTCAACGACCAGAAGCGCGGGCGCCTGACGCTGATCCGCGACCTGCTCGACCGGCTACCGGACACGCATGTCGGCGAGCAGCCGATCGTGTTCGAACCGCTGGCCGGCAAGCCGAAGAAGGAGCGCTACGACGTGGTCAAGCCGATCCGGAACGTGAAGCGCTAG
- a CDS encoding helix-turn-helix domain-containing protein, with protein sequence MPLDTTLQLLARARGLSAADIATAIPRAGVATVSAWLRGEKMPGKQQLDALARAFGVPAGALLAELASTLDPARTQGEHDLLDAYRALTTRQQGALLEVARSMAGTESAKRRRRSK encoded by the coding sequence ATGCCGTTGGACACCACCCTGCAACTGCTCGCCAGGGCCCGCGGCCTGAGCGCGGCCGACATCGCCACCGCCATTCCCCGCGCCGGCGTCGCCACCGTCAGCGCCTGGCTGCGTGGCGAGAAGATGCCCGGCAAGCAACAGCTCGACGCACTGGCGCGCGCCTTCGGCGTACCGGCCGGCGCACTGCTCGCCGAACTGGCCAGCACGCTCGACCCGGCACGCACCCAGGGCGAGCACGACCTGCTCGACGCCTATCGTGCCCTCACCACCCGCCAGCAAGGCGCACTGCTCGAAGTCGCGCGCAGCATGGCCGGCACCGAAAGCGCCAAGCGACGCCGCAGGAGCAAGTGA
- a CDS encoding TlpA family protein disulfide reductase — translation MSSRLLSNPVSVGAKACAATALVVLLLAGCQKPAPAPEAQAPAKPEAAPAAPAAPAEPAKPAAPSDTPELKIATVDGKAYDLSAHRGKWVVVNFWATWCKPCLKEMPELSALDAMREHIEVLGLAYEEIEPADMRAFLTKHPVSYPIAIVDTFDPPAAFETPRGLPMTYLIGPDGKVADKFLGPVTAHDIESAIAKAGGPQAQPADAAKKS, via the coding sequence ATGTCGAGCCGCCTGCTTTCCAATCCTGTCTCCGTCGGTGCAAAGGCATGCGCGGCGACGGCCCTGGTCGTGCTGCTCCTGGCCGGTTGCCAGAAGCCCGCACCCGCACCGGAAGCGCAGGCACCGGCGAAGCCGGAGGCAGCCCCTGCTGCTCCCGCGGCACCGGCCGAGCCGGCCAAGCCGGCGGCGCCTTCCGACACGCCCGAGCTGAAGATCGCCACGGTCGACGGCAAGGCCTACGACCTGTCCGCCCATCGCGGCAAATGGGTCGTGGTCAACTTCTGGGCGACCTGGTGCAAGCCGTGCCTGAAGGAAATGCCGGAGCTGTCCGCACTCGACGCGATGCGTGAGCACATCGAAGTGCTGGGCCTGGCCTACGAGGAGATCGAGCCGGCCGACATGCGCGCCTTCCTGACCAAGCACCCGGTGTCGTACCCGATCGCGATCGTCGACACCTTCGATCCGCCGGCGGCCTTCGAGACCCCGCGCGGGCTGCCGATGACCTACCTGATCGGCCCCGACGGCAAGGTTGCCGACAAGTTCCTCGGCCCGGTCACCGCGCACGACATCGAGTCGGCCATCGCCAAGGCCGGTGGTCCGCAGGCGCAGCCCGCGGACGCCGCGAAGAAGTCATGA
- the lolB gene encoding lipoprotein insertase outer membrane protein LolB produces MKIRYSLCVAALSMTVLAGCVSSPTRAPAVPVDPVQAQANDQRRGDVGEWSLSGRIAVSNGKQGGSGRIDWQQTQGRYAISLSAPVTRQSWRLSGDAAGARLEGVEGGTRESADVESMLQATTGWDIPVRALSDWVRGIGATSAEYGPAKVEYGAGNLPSRLQQAGWLIEYQEWQPASAGPVMPARLVATRGQAKVRLIVDQWSLGAPQ; encoded by the coding sequence ATGAAGATCCGCTACTCGTTGTGTGTGGCCGCGTTGTCCATGACGGTGCTGGCCGGCTGCGTGTCGAGCCCGACCCGCGCCCCGGCCGTGCCGGTCGACCCGGTCCAGGCGCAGGCCAACGACCAGCGCCGCGGTGATGTCGGCGAGTGGTCGCTGTCGGGCCGCATTGCCGTCTCCAACGGCAAGCAGGGCGGCAGCGGCCGCATCGACTGGCAACAGACGCAGGGCCGCTATGCGATCTCGCTGAGCGCCCCGGTGACCCGCCAGAGCTGGCGCCTCAGCGGCGACGCAGCCGGTGCGCGCCTGGAGGGTGTCGAAGGCGGGACGCGCGAGAGCGCGGACGTCGAATCCATGCTGCAGGCAACGACCGGCTGGGACATCCCCGTGCGCGCGCTCTCGGACTGGGTGCGTGGCATCGGTGCGACCTCGGCCGAGTACGGCCCGGCGAAGGTCGAGTACGGCGCCGGCAACCTGCCGTCGCGCCTGCAACAGGCCGGCTGGCTGATCGAATACCAGGAGTGGCAGCCGGCCTCGGCTGGCCCGGTCATGCCGGCCCGGCTGGTGGCCACGCGCGGCCAGGCCAAGGTCCGCCTGATCGTCGATCAGTGGTCGCTCGGCGCGCCCCAGTGA
- a CDS encoding acylphosphatase, protein MSAARFIVSGRVQGVFFRASARDQALALGLRGFARNLPDGRVEVLAAGDDVALDRLAAWLRQGPEMARVDDLERLAALDDEAGEGFFVT, encoded by the coding sequence ATGAGCGCCGCGCGCTTCATCGTCAGCGGTCGCGTGCAGGGCGTGTTCTTCCGCGCCTCCGCCCGCGACCAGGCGCTGGCGCTGGGCTTGCGCGGTTTCGCCCGCAACCTGCCCGATGGCCGCGTCGAAGTGCTTGCCGCCGGCGACGACGTGGCGCTCGATCGGCTGGCCGCCTGGTTGCGGCAGGGGCCCGAGATGGCGCGGGTCGACGACCTCGAGCGTCTGGCCGCGCTCGACGATGAAGCGGGCGAAGGTTTCTTCGTGACCTGA
- the moaB gene encoding molybdenum cofactor biosynthesis protein B encodes MTAQRDLIPLNLCVLTVSDTRTLAEDSSGDYLVQSLTADGHRLADRQLLPDDRYRMRAVVSQWIADEGVDGILVTGGTGFTGRDSTPEALLPLLDKQMPGFGELFRAISFDEIGTSTVQSRAFAGLANGTFVFALPGSTSACRTAWEKIIRNQLDARTTPCNLATLRPRLRER; translated from the coding sequence ATGACTGCACAACGCGACCTCATCCCCCTGAATCTTTGCGTGCTGACCGTCTCGGACACGCGCACCCTGGCCGAAGACAGCTCCGGCGACTACCTCGTGCAATCGCTGACCGCCGACGGCCATCGCCTGGCCGACCGCCAGCTGCTGCCCGACGACCGCTACCGCATGCGCGCCGTCGTATCGCAATGGATCGCCGACGAAGGCGTCGACGGCATCCTCGTCACCGGTGGCACCGGCTTCACCGGACGCGACTCCACCCCCGAAGCCCTGCTGCCGCTGCTCGACAAACAGATGCCTGGCTTCGGCGAACTGTTCCGCGCGATCAGCTTCGACGAGATCGGCACATCGACCGTGCAATCGCGCGCCTTCGCCGGCCTGGCCAACGGCACGTTCGTGTTCGCCCTGCCCGGCTCGACCTCGGCCTGCCGCACCGCCTGGGAAAAGATCATCCGCAACCAGCTCGACGCGCGCACCACGCCCTGCAACCTCGCCACGCTGCGACCGCGCCTCAGGGAACGCTGA
- a CDS encoding tetratricopeptide repeat protein has translation MPVALRTYCFILVALLAAGPLAAAEKVAKPGPVTDPTEASLEPLLAGEFALQSGRLDEAAKSYLDAARAADDVALAERATRIALLAKDDKRAAEALALWRQQGGEGLNLAAAEAVLAIRRGDERAARKYLKQLLQAPGDSGWRQALGVLSGGARDPKQSARLLERLVKDGSIPNKLPAWLAFGGLAQGLEQPELVERIVAEVVERFPGEARVGLLRASQLREAGKDDEARKLLASLSEQAGDDRDLRRALADEYHRLGDYPAAEAVLAKGPQDDQTYALRAALLAQSEDKQSLTRLYEELRTSASKPDPQRRLLLGQMAEFLDRFDEALDWYGGVPGGEQRWTARLRSANVLHELNRDAEAYKLLRELQADAAADDESRRDAYLLEAALREKDKDQPGELDAYARGLAAFPDDPEVLYARALGWERHDDVARAEADLRKILVAEPDNVAALNALGYTLADRTTRYQEALQLIERARTAEPDNPAIIDSYGWVLYRLGRNEEALVELRRALTLQKDAEIAAHLAEVLWVTGRKDEARKYFDQSRKLDPDNRSLKRALEKTGA, from the coding sequence ATGCCCGTTGCCTTGCGCACGTACTGTTTCATTCTTGTCGCCCTGCTGGCCGCCGGACCGCTGGCGGCCGCGGAGAAAGTGGCAAAGCCCGGCCCCGTCACCGACCCCACCGAGGCCTCGCTCGAGCCGCTGCTGGCCGGTGAGTTCGCCCTGCAGTCGGGGCGGCTGGACGAGGCCGCCAAGTCCTACCTGGACGCCGCCCGCGCCGCCGACGATGTCGCCCTGGCCGAACGCGCGACCCGCATCGCCCTGCTCGCCAAGGACGACAAGCGCGCCGCCGAGGCTCTGGCGCTGTGGCGCCAGCAGGGAGGCGAAGGCCTGAACCTGGCGGCGGCCGAAGCCGTCCTGGCGATCCGCCGCGGCGACGAACGTGCCGCCCGCAAGTACCTCAAGCAGTTGCTGCAGGCGCCGGGCGACAGCGGCTGGCGCCAGGCGCTGGGGGTGCTCAGCGGTGGTGCGCGCGACCCAAAGCAATCGGCGCGCCTGCTCGAGCGACTGGTCAAGGACGGCAGCATCCCCAACAAGCTGCCGGCCTGGCTGGCCTTTGGCGGGCTGGCGCAGGGCCTGGAACAGCCCGAGCTGGTCGAGCGCATCGTCGCCGAAGTGGTCGAACGCTTCCCGGGTGAGGCCCGCGTCGGTCTGCTGCGCGCCAGCCAGCTGCGCGAGGCAGGCAAGGACGACGAGGCCCGCAAGCTGCTGGCATCGCTGTCGGAGCAGGCCGGTGACGACCGTGATCTGCGCCGCGCCCTGGCCGACGAATACCACCGCCTGGGCGATTACCCCGCGGCCGAAGCGGTGCTCGCCAAGGGGCCGCAGGACGACCAGACCTATGCACTGCGCGCGGCATTGCTGGCCCAGAGCGAGGACAAGCAGTCGCTGACGCGGTTGTACGAAGAGCTTCGCACCAGCGCGTCCAAGCCCGACCCGCAGCGACGCCTGCTGCTGGGCCAGATGGCCGAGTTCCTCGACCGCTTCGACGAAGCGCTGGACTGGTACGGCGGTGTGCCTGGTGGCGAACAGCGCTGGACGGCGCGCCTGCGCAGCGCCAACGTGCTGCACGAGCTCAACCGCGACGCCGAGGCCTACAAGCTGCTGCGCGAACTGCAGGCCGATGCTGCCGCCGACGACGAATCCCGTCGCGATGCCTACCTGCTGGAGGCGGCGCTGCGCGAGAAGGACAAGGACCAGCCCGGCGAACTCGACGCCTACGCGCGCGGCCTGGCGGCATTCCCCGACGATCCGGAAGTTCTCTACGCGCGCGCCCTGGGCTGGGAGCGTCATGACGATGTCGCGCGTGCCGAAGCCGACCTGCGCAAGATCCTGGTGGCCGAACCGGACAACGTCGCCGCGCTCAACGCGCTGGGCTACACCCTGGCAGACCGCACCACGCGCTACCAGGAAGCCCTGCAGCTGATCGAACGCGCGCGCACCGCCGAACCCGACAATCCCGCGATCATCGACAGTTACGGCTGGGTGCTCTATCGACTCGGTCGCAACGAGGAGGCACTGGTCGAACTGCGCCGCGCCCTGACCTTGCAGAAGGACGCCGAGATCGCCGCGCACCTTGCGGAAGTGTTGTGGGTGACCGGTCGCAAGGATGAAGCACGCAAGTACTTCGACCAGTCGCGCAAGCTCGATCCGGACAACCGCTCGCTCAAGCGCGCGCTGGAGAAGACCGGCGCATGA
- the hemA gene encoding glutamyl-tRNA reductase yields the protein MSLFVLGINHQTAPVSLRERVAFSADTVPAALDALRALPQVSEVALLSTCNRTELYAVADDDGQALADWLATHPDEVGDLHAYLYRHRDADAVRHLFRVATGLDSLVLGEPQILGQVKDAWASARHAGSLGNQLDRLFQHAFTTAKRARTDTRIGANPVSVASAAVRLAQESFARLEDSTVLLIGAGETIELAARHLVQARAKRLLVANRTLAHAQELATRHGGVALPLSELDKHLGEADVVISATASRDPILRKANVAAALATRRHRPMLLLDLAVPRDIGADVAELKDVFLYTVDDLERAIEDNRRSRREAATEAEAIVEMQVARFTETIAASTRTAPLKRLRAHGESAKADVLARAQQQLAAGQDPQEVLNFLAHTLTNRLLHAPTVALREAALTGNIELARAAEKLFPENDEPGAGKNEQREG from the coding sequence ATGAGTTTGTTCGTACTAGGCATCAACCACCAGACCGCGCCGGTCAGCCTGCGCGAGCGTGTCGCGTTCTCGGCCGATACCGTGCCGGCAGCGCTCGATGCGCTGCGCGCATTGCCACAGGTCAGCGAGGTCGCCCTGCTGTCGACCTGCAACCGCACCGAGCTGTATGCCGTGGCCGACGACGACGGCCAGGCACTGGCCGACTGGCTGGCCACGCACCCGGACGAAGTCGGCGACCTGCACGCCTACCTCTATCGCCATCGCGATGCCGATGCGGTTCGCCATCTGTTCCGCGTCGCCACCGGGCTGGATTCACTGGTCCTGGGCGAGCCGCAGATCCTCGGCCAGGTAAAGGACGCCTGGGCCAGTGCGCGCCATGCCGGCAGCCTGGGCAACCAGCTCGACCGCCTGTTCCAGCACGCCTTCACCACCGCCAAGCGCGCGCGTACCGACACCCGCATCGGCGCCAACCCGGTGTCGGTGGCGTCGGCTGCCGTTCGCCTGGCGCAGGAATCCTTCGCCCGCCTCGAGGACTCGACCGTGCTGCTGATCGGCGCCGGCGAAACCATCGAGCTGGCCGCGCGCCACCTCGTGCAGGCGCGGGCAAAACGCCTGCTGGTCGCCAACCGCACGCTGGCCCACGCGCAGGAACTGGCCACCCGCCACGGCGGCGTCGCCCTGCCCCTGAGCGAGCTCGACAAGCACCTGGGCGAGGCCGACGTGGTCATTTCCGCCACGGCCAGCCGCGATCCGATCCTGCGCAAGGCCAATGTCGCCGCCGCGCTGGCGACGCGCCGGCACCGGCCGATGCTGCTGCTCGACCTGGCCGTGCCGCGCGACATCGGCGCCGACGTCGCCGAGCTCAAGGACGTGTTCCTGTACACCGTCGACGACCTGGAACGGGCGATCGAGGACAATCGCCGCAGCCGTCGCGAAGCGGCGACCGAAGCCGAGGCCATCGTCGAGATGCAGGTGGCGCGCTTCACCGAGACCATCGCTGCCAGCACTCGCACCGCGCCGCTCAAGCGCCTGCGCGCGCACGGCGAGTCGGCCAAGGCCGACGTGCTGGCCAGGGCGCAGCAGCAGCTGGCCGCCGGCCAGGACCCGCAGGAAGTGCTGAACTTCCTCGCCCACACGCTCACCAACCGCCTGCTGCATGCGCCGACGGTGGCATTGCGTGAGGCGGCGCTGACCGGAAACATCGAACTGGCACGCGCTGCCGAGAAGCTGTTCCCCGAGAACGACGAACCCGGTGCCGGGAAGAACGAGCAGCGCGAAGGCTAG
- the prfA gene encoding peptide chain release factor 1 gives MTPTLRRKLEALVERREELERLLSDPGVIGDAERFRRFSREFSQLEPVAHALSAEAQAKRDLAAAEGMRGDPELAELAEEEIAAAHARLQQLEIELLAHLVPKDPRDDGDIYLEVRAGTGGDEAAIFAGDLFRMYARYAERQGWKVEIESSSPGEHGGFKEVIARVEGRGAYSRLKFESGTHRVQRVPATESQGRIHTSAATVAIIPVEAEGEPIEINPADLRVDTFRSSGAGGQHVNKTESAIRITHVPSGVVVESQTERSQHANRDKAMKRLAAILAEAQAAKAAAAQASIRKLQVGSGDRSQRIRTYNFPQGRITDHRVEGLTLYDLPNVIEGDLQELVDRLQHEHQADELARLTHDA, from the coding sequence ATGACTCCCACCCTGCGCCGCAAGCTCGAAGCCCTCGTCGAACGCCGCGAAGAACTCGAGCGGCTGTTGTCCGACCCGGGTGTCATCGGCGATGCCGAGCGCTTCCGCAGGTTCTCGCGCGAATTCTCGCAGCTCGAGCCGGTGGCCCATGCGCTGTCCGCCGAGGCGCAGGCAAAGCGCGACCTGGCCGCGGCCGAGGGCATGCGCGGCGACCCGGAACTGGCCGAGCTGGCGGAAGAGGAAATCGCCGCCGCCCATGCGCGCCTGCAACAGCTCGAGATCGAACTGCTCGCCCACCTCGTGCCGAAGGACCCGCGCGACGACGGCGACATCTACCTGGAAGTGCGCGCCGGCACCGGCGGCGACGAAGCGGCGATCTTCGCCGGCGACCTGTTCCGCATGTACGCGCGTTACGCCGAGCGACAGGGCTGGAAGGTGGAAATCGAATCCAGCAGCCCCGGCGAGCACGGCGGCTTCAAGGAAGTCATCGCGCGCGTGGAGGGACGCGGCGCGTATTCGCGCCTGAAGTTTGAATCGGGCACGCACCGCGTGCAGCGCGTGCCGGCAACGGAATCGCAGGGACGCATCCACACCTCGGCGGCGACGGTGGCGATCATCCCGGTCGAGGCCGAAGGCGAGCCGATCGAGATCAATCCGGCCGACCTGAGGGTCGACACCTTCCGCTCCAGCGGCGCCGGCGGCCAGCACGTCAACAAGACCGAATCGGCGATCCGCATCACCCACGTGCCCAGCGGCGTGGTCGTGGAAAGCCAGACCGAACGCAGCCAGCACGCCAACCGCGACAAGGCGATGAAGCGGCTGGCGGCGATCCTCGCCGAAGCGCAGGCGGCCAAGGCCGCTGCCGCGCAGGCCTCGATCCGCAAGCTGCAGGTCGGCAGCGGCGACCGCAGCCAGCGCATCCGCACCTACAACTTCCCGCAGGGCCGCATCACCGACCACCGCGTCGAAGGGCTCACGCTGTACGACCTGCCCAACGTGATCGAGGGCGACCTGCAGGAACTGGTCGACCGCCTGCAGCACGAACACCAGGCCGACGAACTGGCGCGGCTGACGCACGACGCCTGA